The Paracoccus sp. MC1862 genome includes a window with the following:
- the zwf gene encoding glucose-6-phosphate dehydrogenase: MASRLTAVDDFDLVIFGATGDLARRKIFPALFRRHSAGHFPDGARIIGTARTPMDDSGFRADIAAAIAEFDPPRAGDPGLPAFLGRLFYVPVDATGAEGWADLAARMRKDVVQAFYLSVAPALFGDIADRLSGHGIAGSDARIVVEKPFGRDLASARGLNRTLARHFTEGQIYRIDHYLGKETVQNLMAIRFANILFEPLWNAHYIDHVQITVAETVGVAGRAAYYDHAGAMRDMVQNHLMQLVCLIAMEPPWRFDPDAVRDEKLKVIRALEPVPESDIVRGQYAADGAGYRADVGNPASRTESFVALKLRLANWRWQGVPFYLRTGKCLAARTSEIAVVFRKPPHSIFDAEERQKPDQLVIRLQPNEGINLMVMIKEPGPGELRLVEVPLDMSFAEALGVDIPDAYERLITEVIRGDQTLFMRGDEVEAAWAWADPVIRAWEEGGAQPASYPPGTSGPDEALGLIGRDGRHWRNLQS, translated from the coding sequence ATGGCATCGCGTCTGACAGCGGTCGATGACTTCGATCTCGTCATCTTCGGCGCGACTGGCGACCTTGCGCGGCGCAAGATCTTCCCCGCCTTGTTCCGCCGCCATTCGGCCGGCCATTTCCCCGACGGCGCCCGCATCATCGGCACGGCCCGCACCCCCATGGACGACAGCGGCTTCCGCGCCGACATCGCCGCCGCCATCGCCGAGTTCGACCCGCCCCGTGCCGGCGACCCCGGGCTTCCCGCCTTCCTTGGCCGCCTGTTCTATGTCCCCGTGGATGCGACGGGCGCCGAGGGCTGGGCGGACCTTGCCGCAAGGATGCGCAAGGACGTCGTGCAGGCTTTCTACCTTTCGGTCGCGCCCGCGCTGTTCGGCGATATTGCCGACCGGCTGTCAGGCCACGGGATCGCCGGGTCGGATGCCCGGATCGTGGTGGAAAAGCCCTTCGGCCGCGACCTTGCCTCGGCCCGCGGGCTGAACCGCACGCTGGCGCGGCATTTCACCGAAGGGCAGATCTACCGGATCGACCATTATCTGGGAAAGGAAACGGTCCAGAACCTGATGGCGATCCGCTTCGCCAACATCCTGTTCGAGCCGCTGTGGAACGCCCATTACATCGACCATGTCCAGATCACCGTGGCCGAGACCGTGGGCGTCGCCGGCCGCGCCGCCTATTACGACCACGCGGGCGCCATGCGCGACATGGTGCAGAACCACCTGATGCAGCTTGTCTGCCTGATCGCGATGGAGCCGCCCTGGCGCTTTGACCCCGACGCGGTGCGGGACGAGAAGCTCAAGGTCATCCGTGCACTGGAGCCGGTGCCCGAGAGCGACATCGTGCGCGGGCAATATGCCGCGGACGGCGCCGGCTACCGCGCCGATGTCGGAAACCCGGCCAGCCGCACCGAAAGCTTCGTGGCGCTGAAGCTGCGCCTTGCCAACTGGCGCTGGCAGGGGGTGCCCTTCTACCTGCGGACCGGCAAGTGCCTTGCCGCGCGCACCAGCGAGATCGCGGTCGTCTTCCGCAAGCCGCCGCACTCGATCTTCGACGCCGAGGAGCGGCAGAAACCGGACCAGCTTGTGATCCGCCTGCAGCCGAACGAGGGGATCAACCTCATGGTGATGATCAAGGAGCCGGGGCCGGGCGAGCTGCGTCTGGTCGAGGTGCCGCTGGACATGAGCTTCGCCGAGGCTCTGGGGGTCGACATACCCGACGCCTATGAACGGCTGATCACCGAGGTGATCCGCGGCGACCAGACCCTGTTCATGCGCGGCGACGAGGTCGAGGCCGCCTGGGCCTGGGCCGATCCCGTCATCCGCGCCTGGGAGGAGGGGGGCGCGCAACCCGCATCCTATCCGCCCGGCACCAGCGGCCCCGATGAAGCGTTGGGGCTGATCGGCCGCGAC
- a CDS encoding RSP_2648 family PIN domain-containing protein, which translates to MKAVLDACVLYPTVLREILLGAADAGLYQPVWSARILDEWRHAAARLGPDGAAVAGAEIALLRLSHPQAEAAGDGTLAAGFDWPDPADRHVAETALASGAELIVTANLRDFPARVLSALGLRAVHPDAFLLDLWRHDPEPVAASVGAAHAKAQALGGRVPLRDLMARARLPRLARALARAG; encoded by the coding sequence ATGAAGGCGGTCCTCGACGCCTGCGTCCTCTACCCGACCGTCCTGCGGGAAATCCTGCTCGGCGCAGCGGATGCCGGGCTTTACCAGCCGGTCTGGTCCGCCCGCATTCTCGACGAATGGCGCCATGCCGCCGCCCGCCTCGGCCCTGACGGGGCCGCCGTTGCCGGGGCCGAGATCGCGCTGCTGCGCCTGTCCCATCCGCAGGCCGAGGCCGCCGGCGACGGCACCCTTGCCGCGGGCTTCGACTGGCCCGATCCCGCCGACCGCCATGTGGCCGAAACGGCGCTGGCCTCGGGCGCTGAACTCATCGTCACCGCCAACCTGCGCGACTTCCCCGCACGCGTGCTCTCGGCGTTGGGCCTGCGTGCCGTTCATCCCGACGCCTTCCTGCTGGACCTCTGGCGGCACGATCCCGAGCCCGTGGCGGCCAGCGTCGGGGCCGCCCATGCCAAGGCGCAGGCGCTGGGCGGGCGGGTCCCCTTGCGCGACCTGATGGCCCGCGCCCGGCTGCCGCGGCTGGCGAGGGCGCTTGCCCGCGCGGGCTGA
- a CDS encoding RSP_2647 family RNA methyltransferase has translation MTDLPDTSDARALPVVRLRPKANARAIRHGFPWVYADELALDRRTKGLVPGAMAVLQDAERGALGVVTVNVHSKIAARVMDQDAGAEIDRAWLAARLRRALAMRERLSDAPFYRLVHAEADGLPGVVIDRFGDAAVIQPNAAWADRMLGDLSAALAEVTGVSTIVMNGSGRARGLEGLDERTKVLTGSVTVPIEVPMNGATYLADLTGGQKTGLFYDQRPNHAFAQRLSRGARVLDVFSHVGGFGLAALAGGAESATCVDGSAAALSLAQGGARAMGLEARLTTRQGDAFAVMEALATEGAHFDLVICDPPAFAPAKQALDAGLRAYERVARLAASLVVPGGYLCLCSCSHAADLTAFRNASARGIGRGGRRMQLIHTGFAGPDHPMLPQLAESGYLKALFFRLDG, from the coding sequence ATGACCGACCTGCCCGACACGAGTGATGCCCGCGCCCTGCCGGTGGTGCGCCTGCGGCCCAAGGCGAATGCGCGGGCGATCCGGCATGGATTCCCCTGGGTCTATGCCGACGAACTGGCGCTGGACCGCCGCACGAAGGGGCTGGTGCCGGGCGCGATGGCGGTGCTGCAGGATGCCGAGCGCGGAGCCTTGGGCGTCGTGACGGTCAACGTCCACTCGAAGATCGCCGCGCGGGTGATGGACCAGGACGCCGGGGCGGAGATCGACCGCGCATGGCTGGCCGCCCGCTTGCGCCGGGCGCTAGCGATGCGCGAGCGGCTGTCCGACGCGCCGTTCTACCGGCTGGTCCATGCCGAGGCGGACGGGCTGCCGGGAGTCGTCATCGACCGCTTCGGCGATGCGGCGGTGATCCAGCCCAACGCGGCCTGGGCCGACCGGATGCTGGGCGACCTGTCCGCTGCACTGGCCGAGGTCACGGGCGTCTCGACCATCGTGATGAACGGCTCGGGCCGGGCTCGGGGACTTGAGGGGCTGGACGAGCGGACCAAGGTGCTGACTGGCTCGGTCACCGTGCCGATCGAGGTGCCGATGAACGGCGCGACCTATCTGGCCGACCTGACCGGCGGGCAGAAGACCGGCCTGTTCTATGACCAACGGCCGAACCATGCCTTTGCACAGCGGCTGTCCCGAGGCGCGCGGGTACTGGACGTGTTCAGCCATGTCGGCGGCTTTGGCCTTGCCGCACTTGCAGGCGGGGCAGAAAGCGCGACCTGCGTGGACGGCTCGGCTGCCGCGCTGTCGCTGGCGCAGGGTGGGGCGCGCGCGATGGGCCTTGAGGCGCGGCTGACCACGCGGCAGGGGGATGCCTTCGCCGTCATGGAGGCGCTGGCGACCGAGGGCGCACATTTCGACCTAGTGATCTGCGATCCGCCCGCCTTCGCGCCCGCCAAGCAGGCGCTCGACGCCGGCCTGCGCGCCTATGAGCGAGTGGCGCGTCTGGCCGCGTCTCTGGTCGTGCCGGGGGGCTATCTTTGCCTCTGCTCCTGCAGCCATGCCGCGGACCTGACGGCCTTCCGCAACGCCAGTGCCCGGGGGATCGGGCGGGGCGGGCGGCGGATGCAGCTGATCCACACGGGCTTCGCCGGGCCGGACCACCCGATGCTGCCGCAGCTTGCCGAAAGCGGCTACCTCAAGGCGCTGTTCTTCCGGCTGGACGGATGA
- a CDS encoding glutamate--cysteine ligase, translated as MSIPQQGGGPIEQREELAEYVASGEKPREDWRIGTEHEKFGFLWDTLKPLPYEGPRSILAILEGLRDRFGWAEVREGDKLIGLSRNGASVSLEPGGQLELSGAPVETIHDTDDETRQHLAEVKAVTEGMGVGFMGLGAAPIWDQAQMPMMPKGRYALMTPYMEKVGTLGTQMMYRTCTVQVNLDYASEADMVQKLRVALALQPVATALFANSPFLDGRPNGMKSWRAHIWQNLDADRTGLLPFVFEDGFGYERWVDYVLDVPMYFVYRDGTYIDALGQSFRDFLKGRLPALPGEVPTLSDWADHMTTVFPEARVKKFIEMRGADAGPSSHLNALPALWVGLTYDQGALDAATELTRGWTHEQREGLRRAASRDGLAGEFEGLRLRDLAAETLTLAEAGLNARARLQNGVDEGQFLAVLRERVERGVTAADDLLTKYHGEWQGDLSRIYADCAY; from the coding sequence ATGTCCATTCCCCAGCAGGGCGGCGGCCCGATCGAACAGCGCGAAGAGCTGGCCGAATATGTCGCGTCGGGCGAGAAGCCGCGCGAAGATTGGCGCATCGGCACCGAGCACGAGAAGTTCGGCTTCCTCTGGGACACGCTGAAGCCCCTGCCCTACGAGGGGCCGCGGTCCATCCTTGCCATCCTCGAAGGGCTGCGCGACCGCTTCGGCTGGGCCGAGGTCCGCGAGGGCGACAAGCTGATCGGCCTGTCGCGGAACGGCGCCAGCGTCAGCCTTGAACCGGGTGGCCAGCTGGAACTGTCGGGCGCCCCGGTCGAGACGATCCACGACACCGACGACGAGACCCGCCAGCATCTGGCCGAGGTGAAGGCCGTGACCGAAGGGATGGGCGTCGGCTTCATGGGCCTGGGCGCGGCCCCGATCTGGGATCAGGCACAGATGCCGATGATGCCCAAGGGGCGCTATGCGCTGATGACGCCCTACATGGAAAAGGTCGGCACGCTGGGCACCCAGATGATGTACCGGACCTGCACCGTGCAGGTGAACCTCGACTATGCGTCCGAGGCCGACATGGTGCAGAAGCTGCGCGTGGCGCTGGCCTTGCAGCCGGTGGCGACGGCGCTGTTCGCCAATTCGCCCTTCCTCGACGGCAGGCCGAACGGGATGAAGTCCTGGCGGGCGCATATCTGGCAGAACCTCGACGCGGACCGCACGGGGCTCTTGCCCTTCGTCTTCGAGGATGGCTTCGGCTACGAGCGTTGGGTCGATTACGTGCTCGATGTGCCGATGTATTTCGTCTACCGCGACGGGACATACATCGACGCGCTGGGACAGTCGTTCCGCGACTTCCTGAAAGGCCGCCTGCCCGCACTGCCGGGCGAGGTGCCGACCCTGTCGGACTGGGCCGACCACATGACGACGGTCTTCCCCGAGGCACGGGTCAAGAAGTTCATCGAGATGCGCGGCGCCGACGCCGGTCCCTCAAGCCACCTGAACGCCCTGCCCGCCCTGTGGGTCGGGTTGACCTATGACCAGGGGGCGCTGGATGCCGCGACAGAACTCACCCGCGGCTGGACGCATGAGCAGCGCGAGGGCCTGCGCCGCGCCGCCTCCCGCGACGGGCTGGCGGGCGAGTTTGAAGGTCTGCGCCTGCGGGATCTGGCCGCCGAGACGCTGACGCTGGCCGAGGCGGGGCTGAACGCCCGCGCCCGGCTGCAGAACGGCGTGGACGAGGGGCAGTTCCTTGCTGTGCTGCGCGAGCGGGTGGAACGGGGCGTCACCGCTGCCGACGACCTGCTGACGAAGTATCACGGCGAATGGCAGGGCGACCTGTCGCGCATCTACGCCGACTGCGCCTATTGA
- a CDS encoding DUF2852 domain-containing protein, with product MTPAYEPRSYPPAEGVVQSVRQLLLHVRDWLDARGRVAWLAAMILGLVFAWPVGLAILGYMIWSKRMFGTCTRRSRHVPAYRTERTGNAAFDAYRDETLKRLEDEHRAFLDFLQKLREARDKAEFDQFMDERRNA from the coding sequence ATGACCCCAGCCTATGAACCTCGCAGTTATCCGCCCGCAGAAGGCGTCGTTCAGTCCGTTCGGCAGCTTTTGCTGCATGTCCGCGACTGGCTGGACGCGCGGGGCAGGGTGGCATGGCTTGCCGCCATGATCCTCGGCCTTGTCTTCGCCTGGCCCGTCGGCCTTGCCATCCTCGGCTACATGATCTGGAGCAAACGCATGTTCGGAACCTGCACCCGCCGCAGCCGCCACGTCCCGGCTTATCGCACTGAACGCACCGGCAACGCCGCCTTCGACGCCTATCGCGACGAGACGCTGAAGCGGCTGGAGGACGAGCACCGCGCCTTCCTCGACTTTCTGCAGAAGCTGCGCGAGGCCCGCGACAAGGCCGAGTTCGACCAGTTCATGGACGAACGCCGCAATGCCTGA
- a CDS encoding TetR/AcrR family transcriptional regulator: MARDSYHHGNLRQALVQATVALIEKKGPAAFTLAEAARQAGVSAAAPYRHFTGREQLLEEVARQGFIDFAARLEAAFDDGRPSALSAFLRMGEAYLGFAAEKPGFYMAMFESGLSISGNADLALAAQAAEAALFRGAEALFARLPTARRPPATMVANHVWAMSHGVVELFGRGRPGARSPISADEMLESGVLIYLRGLGVIE; the protein is encoded by the coding sequence GTGGCCCGCGACAGCTATCACCACGGCAACTTGCGGCAGGCACTCGTCCAGGCGACCGTCGCGCTGATCGAGAAAAAGGGACCGGCAGCCTTCACGCTGGCCGAGGCCGCGCGGCAGGCGGGCGTCAGCGCCGCCGCGCCCTACCGCCATTTTACCGGGCGCGAGCAACTGCTCGAGGAGGTCGCGCGGCAGGGCTTCATCGACTTCGCCGCGCGGCTTGAGGCCGCCTTTGACGACGGCCGTCCCTCGGCGCTGTCGGCTTTCCTGCGGATGGGGGAGGCCTATCTCGGCTTTGCGGCCGAAAAGCCGGGCTTCTACATGGCGATGTTCGAATCGGGCCTTTCGATCTCGGGCAACGCCGATCTTGCCCTTGCCGCCCAAGCCGCCGAGGCCGCACTGTTCCGGGGCGCCGAGGCGCTGTTCGCGCGTCTGCCCACCGCTCGCCGTCCGCCGGCGACCATGGTCGCCAACCATGTCTGGGCCATGTCCCATGGGGTGGTCGAGCTGTTCGGCCGCGGCCGTCCCGGCGCGCGCAGCCCGATCTCGGCCGACGAGATGCTGGAAAGCGGGGTGCTGATCTACCTGCGGGGCCTTGGCGTCATCGAATGA
- a CDS encoding HPr family phosphocarrier protein, whose translation MTELSRELRIINEKGLHARASARFVETVERFDARATVEKDGERVAGDSIMGLLMLVAPRGSTIRITTSGPDAEPLMQALTDLVGDYFGEGR comes from the coding sequence GTGACGGAACTCAGCCGCGAACTGCGGATCATCAACGAAAAAGGACTGCACGCCCGCGCCTCGGCCCGATTCGTCGAGACGGTGGAACGATTCGATGCCCGCGCCACGGTCGAGAAGGACGGAGAGCGGGTGGCGGGTGATTCGATCATGGGCCTGCTGATGCTCGTCGCGCCCCGCGGCAGCACCATTCGCATCACCACCAGCGGACCCGATGCCGAGCCGCTGATGCAGGCGCTGACCGACCTCGTGGGCGACTACTTCGGCGAAGGCCGCTGA
- a CDS encoding PTS sugar transporter subunit IIA translates to MIGIVIVAHGGLAREYVAAVEHVVGPQRGIRAVTIEENHDRAAKEAEICLAANEVDAGDGVVIVTDLFGGSPSNLSMPACLPARRRILYGANLPMLVKLAKSRHLEVEDAAVMAAEAGRKYIDFYAPEPAERAVL, encoded by the coding sequence TTGATCGGGATCGTCATCGTCGCGCATGGGGGACTGGCGCGTGAATATGTCGCTGCCGTCGAGCACGTCGTCGGGCCGCAGCGTGGAATCAGGGCGGTCACCATTGAGGAAAACCACGACCGCGCCGCCAAGGAGGCCGAAATCTGCCTGGCCGCCAACGAGGTGGATGCCGGCGACGGGGTGGTGATCGTCACCGACCTGTTCGGCGGCTCGCCGTCGAACCTGTCGATGCCTGCCTGCCTGCCCGCGCGCCGCCGCATTCTTTACGGCGCGAACCTGCCCATGCTGGTCAAGCTCGCCAAGTCGCGCCACCTTGAGGTCGAGGATGCCGCCGTCATGGCCGCCGAGGCCGGGCGCAAGTATATCGATTTCTACGCCCCCGAACCGGCGGAGCGAGCCGTGCTGTGA
- the rapZ gene encoding RNase adapter RapZ: protein MGSAEPGAQRLVLVTGPSGAGRSTAIHALEDMGFEAIDNLPLSLIPRLLDGPARPVPLALGLDVRNRDFSAASLIELIDALTRNPAFAPEVLYLDCATEVLVRRYSETRRRHPLADGGTPAEAIAAERDLLDSVRNRADVLIDTTDLSPHDLRAELAAAFDLRGGRGLSVSVQSFSYKRGVPRGLDMMFDCRFLANPHWEPALRQLDGRNATVQHYVTTDPRFETFFQKVRDLILFLLPAQVDEGKAHLAIGFGCTGGQHRSVTLAELAADALAKEGWQVSKRHRELERRASVLRPAEMTPAEQRTGASSEATAQKPSRVVEGS from the coding sequence ATGGGCAGCGCCGAGCCGGGCGCCCAGCGGCTGGTGCTTGTCACGGGGCCGTCGGGGGCCGGACGCTCGACCGCGATCCATGCGCTCGAGGACATGGGCTTCGAGGCCATCGACAACCTGCCCCTGTCGCTGATCCCGCGGCTGCTGGACGGCCCCGCGCGGCCGGTGCCGCTGGCGCTGGGGCTGGACGTGCGCAACCGCGACTTTTCCGCCGCCAGCCTGATCGAGCTGATCGACGCGCTGACCCGCAACCCGGCCTTCGCGCCCGAGGTGCTGTATCTCGACTGCGCGACCGAGGTGCTGGTGCGCCGTTATTCCGAAACCCGCCGCCGCCACCCGCTGGCCGATGGCGGCACGCCCGCCGAGGCGATCGCGGCCGAGCGCGACCTGCTCGATTCCGTCCGCAACCGCGCCGATGTGCTGATCGACACCACCGACCTCAGCCCGCACGACCTGCGCGCGGAACTTGCCGCCGCCTTCGACCTGCGGGGCGGGCGGGGCCTGTCGGTGTCGGTCCAGTCCTTCAGCTACAAGCGGGGGGTGCCGCGGGGTCTGGACATGATGTTCGACTGCCGCTTCCTTGCGAACCCGCATTGGGAACCCGCCCTGCGGCAACTGGATGGCAGGAATGCAACGGTTCAGCATTACGTGACGACAGACCCCCGGTTCGAAACCTTTTTCCAGAAGGTTCGAGACCTTATACTCTTTCTGTTGCCCGCGCAGGTGGACGAGGGCAAGGCGCATCTGGCGATTGGCTTCGGCTGCACGGGCGGACAGCATCGTTCCGTCACCTTGGCCGAGCTTGCCGCCGACGCGCTTGCGAAAGAGGGTTGGCAGGTGTCTAAAAGGCATCGTGAATTGGAACGTCGCGCCTCGGTGCTGCGCCCGGCGGAAATGACGCCGGCCGAGCAGCGAACGGGTGCGTCTAGCGAAGCGACCGCGCAGAAGCCGTCGCGAGTGGTGGAAGGCAGTTGA
- a CDS encoding HPr kinase/phosphorylase, producing the protein MIKRLTAKKGNDPTIHASAVEIAGRGLLILGPSGSGKSSLALALMGMGARLVADDRVILRVRDSSLVAECPAPIRGRIEARGIGLLQAEAAGPVAIAQVVDLGQAETRRLPPPRSIMLSDLALPLVLGPAGPHLAPALMQLMRGGRG; encoded by the coding sequence ATGATAAAACGGTTAACTGCCAAAAAGGGAAATGACCCCACGATCCACGCCAGCGCGGTGGAAATCGCCGGGCGGGGGCTGCTGATCCTCGGTCCCTCCGGCTCGGGCAAGTCTTCGCTGGCGCTGGCGCTGATGGGGATGGGGGCGCGGCTTGTGGCGGATGACCGGGTGATCCTGCGGGTCCGGGACAGCAGCCTTGTCGCCGAATGCCCCGCCCCGATCCGGGGGCGGATCGAGGCGCGGGGCATCGGCCTCCTGCAGGCCGAGGCGGCAGGGCCGGTCGCGATCGCGCAGGTGGTGGATCTGGGGCAGGCCGAGACCCGGCGACTTCCGCCCCCCCGCAGCATCATGCTTTCGGATCTGGCGCTGCCCCTTGTCTTGGGACCGGCCGGCCCGCATCTTGCACCGGCGCTGATGCAACTGATGCGCGGCGGGCGCGGCTGA
- a CDS encoding phosphoenolpyruvate carboxykinase, giving the protein MSQPRVNPNCKLEDQGIRGLGEVHYNLLEPALVESAIRRGEGKLGLGGAFLVSTGAKTGRSPKDKFVVRTPGVEDSIWWDNNPPMEPEAFDRLYEDMLAHMKGGEYFVQDLFGGADPEHQLDVRVVSELAWHNLFIRHLLRRPEAEELASFTPDWTIINCPSFKTDPERHGCRSDTVIALNFDRRMILIANTGYAGENKKGVFTLLNYILPERGVMPMHCSANHAPGDESDVAVFFGLSGTGKTTLSADPSRVLIGDDEHGWSDKGVFNFEGGCYAKTINLSPEAEPEIYATTHRFATVVENMVFDPDTLELDFADDSITENTRCAYPLEAISNASETGMAGQPKNVIMLTSDAYGVMPPIARLTPQQAMYHFLSGFTSKTPGTEDGVVEPQPTFSTCFGAPFMPRRPEEYGRLLEERIEKSDAVCWLVNTGWTGGPFGTGSRMPIKATRALLTAALDGSLNNVEFRRDPNFGFEVPVSVPGVEDKLLDPRQTWADGAAYDAQAEKLKGMFRENFKKYEDKVDQDVRDAAI; this is encoded by the coding sequence ATGTCACAACCCCGCGTCAACCCGAACTGCAAACTCGAAGATCAGGGCATCCGGGGGCTGGGGGAGGTCCATTACAACCTGCTGGAACCCGCGCTGGTCGAGTCCGCGATCCGACGCGGCGAGGGCAAGCTGGGCCTCGGCGGCGCCTTCCTCGTGTCTACCGGCGCCAAGACCGGCCGCTCGCCCAAGGACAAGTTCGTGGTCCGCACGCCGGGGGTCGAGGATTCGATCTGGTGGGACAACAACCCGCCGATGGAGCCTGAGGCGTTTGACCGGCTTTATGAGGACATGCTGGCCCATATGAAGGGCGGCGAATATTTCGTGCAGGACTTGTTCGGCGGCGCCGACCCCGAACATCAGCTTGACGTCCGCGTTGTCAGCGAACTGGCCTGGCACAACCTGTTCATCCGCCACCTGCTGCGCCGTCCCGAGGCCGAGGAACTGGCGAGCTTCACCCCCGACTGGACGATCATCAACTGCCCGTCCTTCAAGACGGACCCCGAGCGTCACGGCTGCCGCAGCGACACGGTGATCGCGCTGAACTTCGACCGCAGGATGATCCTGATCGCCAACACCGGCTATGCGGGCGAGAACAAGAAGGGCGTGTTCACGCTGCTGAACTACATCCTGCCGGAACGCGGCGTGATGCCGATGCATTGTTCCGCCAACCACGCGCCGGGCGATGAAAGCGACGTGGCGGTGTTCTTCGGCCTGTCGGGCACCGGCAAGACGACGCTTTCGGCGGACCCCTCGCGCGTGCTGATCGGCGACGACGAGCATGGCTGGTCGGACAAGGGCGTCTTCAACTTCGAGGGCGGCTGCTACGCCAAGACGATCAACCTGTCGCCCGAGGCCGAGCCCGAGATCTACGCCACCACCCACCGCTTCGCCACGGTGGTCGAGAACATGGTCTTCGACCCCGACACGCTGGAACTGGACTTCGCCGACGACTCGATCACGGAAAACACCCGCTGCGCCTATCCGCTGGAGGCGATCTCGAACGCGTCCGAAACCGGCATGGCGGGGCAGCCGAAGAACGTCATCATGCTGACCTCGGACGCTTATGGCGTGATGCCGCCGATCGCGCGGCTGACGCCGCAGCAGGCGATGTACCACTTCCTGTCGGGCTTCACCTCGAAGACCCCGGGGACCGAGGACGGGGTGGTGGAACCGCAGCCGACCTTCTCGACCTGCTTCGGCGCGCCCTTCATGCCGCGCCGCCCCGAGGAATACGGGCGTCTGCTGGAAGAGCGGATCGAGAAGTCGGATGCTGTCTGCTGGCTGGTCAACACCGGCTGGACCGGCGGGCCGTTCGGCACGGGCTCGCGGATGCCGATCAAGGCCACCCGCGCGCTGCTGACCGCGGCGCTGGACGGATCGCTGAACAACGTCGAGTTCCGGCGCGACCCGAACTTCGGCTTCGAGGTGCCGGTCTCGGTGCCGGGCGTCGAGGACAAGCTGCTTGACCCGCGCCAGACCTGGGCCGATGGCGCGGCCTATGACGCGCAGGCCGAGAAGCTGAAGGGGATGTTCCGCGAGAACTTCAAGAAATACGAGGACAAGGTGGATCAGGACGTGCGCGACGCGGCGATCTGA